A window from Micromonospora profundi encodes these proteins:
- a CDS encoding helix-turn-helix domain-containing protein, with product MATPKDLPDVGGFIRDLRRNAKISLRQLADQAGVSNPYLSQIERGLRKPSAEVLQQLANALRVSTPAMYLRAGLLDDKEGHGVLASIAVDPDLTMAQKQSLTQIYETFRRENARLAEAQAAAEGTRTDTPDTTGDATGPTAPTDVVDQPADVANLAATGPTTAGGTPTEAVLESVAVTEAGTAPAPKSTNTPEKKAAPTAEEETS from the coding sequence ATGGCCACACCCAAGGATCTCCCCGACGTTGGCGGGTTCATTCGTGATCTGCGGCGTAACGCCAAGATCTCGCTGCGGCAGCTCGCCGACCAGGCGGGGGTCAGCAATCCGTACCTCAGCCAGATCGAGCGTGGCCTGCGCAAGCCCAGCGCCGAGGTGCTCCAGCAACTGGCGAACGCGCTACGGGTCTCCACGCCCGCCATGTACCTGCGGGCGGGGCTGCTCGACGACAAGGAGGGGCACGGCGTGCTCGCCTCCATCGCAGTGGACCCCGACCTGACGATGGCCCAGAAGCAGTCGCTGACCCAGATCTACGAGACTTTCCGACGGGAGAACGCGCGGCTGGCCGAGGCCCAGGCCGCCGCCGAGGGCACCCGCACGGACACCCCGGACACCACTGGCGACGCGACCGGGCCGACCGCCCCGACCGACGTCGTCGATCAGCCTGCGGACGTGGCCAACCTGGCCGCGACCGGCCCCACCACTGCCGGTGGCACCCCGACCGAGGCCGTCCTCGAGTCGGTAGCCGTCACCGAGGCGGGCACCGCTCCCGCTCCGAAAAGCACAAACACCCCTGAGAAGAAGGCCGCCCCGACGGCCGAGGAGGAGACGTCATGA
- a CDS encoding DUF2516 family protein, which translates to MANAAPIFAFEVRYVIELILLVFALIIQGVALVHAVTQRSDGFSAIGTLPKGGWIAILAVCLVLTLLGFGPISLFGLIGIAAALIYLLDVRVGLRDLTDGKGFW; encoded by the coding sequence ATGGCCAACGCTGCGCCGATCTTCGCGTTCGAAGTCCGCTACGTGATCGAGCTGATCCTGCTCGTCTTCGCGCTGATCATCCAGGGCGTCGCGCTGGTGCACGCCGTCACCCAGCGATCCGACGGTTTCTCCGCCATCGGGACGCTGCCCAAGGGTGGCTGGATCGCCATCCTGGCGGTCTGCCTCGTGCTGACCCTGCTCGGCTTCGGTCCGATCAGCCTCTTCGGACTGATCGGCATCGCCGCCGCACTCATCTACCTGCTCGACGTCCGGGTCGGCCTGCGCGACCTCACTGACGGCAAAGGGTTCTGGTGA
- a CDS encoding alpha/beta fold hydrolase translates to MRGFRWPPPPDGGPRTWGPGPGGPRTGRPALPEPETELVATPHGVRLERLVTGTGDPVTVFAHGLGNGIATTRPFGSGVTGRKVFFQFRGHGRSEAPDGPWNYLDLARDLRAIADLGGASRAFGASLGAGALCRLLVESPERFEKLVFFLPAVLDKPRGPVARERLTALLEAVESGDASAVADVVSLELPPAVRNTPAGWAYLRQRLDQLLRDGLADGLATLTEQAPLRDASALAAVDAPALVIGCAGDDLHPVEVAEQLAAALPRATLHVYDRPGVLWSERADLRGRVSGFLNE, encoded by the coding sequence GTGAGAGGTTTCCGTTGGCCGCCGCCGCCCGACGGAGGCCCCCGCACCTGGGGGCCGGGTCCGGGCGGGCCGCGTACCGGTCGGCCGGCGCTGCCGGAGCCGGAGACCGAACTGGTCGCCACCCCGCACGGCGTGCGGCTGGAGCGGCTGGTCACCGGCACCGGTGATCCGGTCACCGTGTTCGCGCACGGGCTGGGCAACGGGATCGCCACCACCCGACCGTTCGGCAGCGGGGTGACCGGCCGCAAGGTGTTCTTCCAGTTCCGTGGGCACGGCCGCTCCGAAGCGCCGGACGGCCCGTGGAACTACCTGGACCTCGCCCGGGACCTGCGCGCCATCGCGGACCTCGGCGGTGCCAGCCGGGCGTTCGGGGCGAGTCTCGGCGCCGGCGCGCTCTGCCGGTTGCTCGTCGAGAGCCCGGAACGCTTCGAAAAGCTCGTCTTCTTCCTGCCAGCGGTGCTCGACAAACCGCGTGGCCCGGTCGCCCGGGAGCGGCTCACCGCTCTGCTCGAAGCCGTGGAGAGCGGGGATGCCTCGGCGGTCGCCGACGTCGTCTCGCTGGAGCTGCCACCGGCGGTCCGCAACACCCCGGCCGGCTGGGCGTACCTGCGTCAGCGGCTCGACCAGTTGCTCCGCGACGGCCTGGCCGACGGACTGGCCACGTTGACGGAGCAGGCGCCGCTGCGCGACGCTTCCGCCCTGGCGGCCGTCGACGCACCGGCGCTTGTCATCGGCTGCGCGGGCGACGACCTGCACCCGGTCGAGGTCGCCGAGCAGCTCGCCGCCGCGCTGCCCCGGGCCACCCTGCACGTGTACGACAGGCCGGGCGTGCTCTGGTCGGAACGCGCCGATCTGCGGGGCCGCGTGTCCGGGTTCCTCAACGAGTAA
- a CDS encoding alanyl-tRNA editing protein, which yields MGVTQHGRTHRLDLADPTLREWTCTVLHSDPEQGIVLDRSAFYPGGGGQPPDHGVLLWQGVQTRIVGTRKGDDPYLIPAEGDPLPPVGTEVVGAVEDDRRTRLMRTHSGLHVLCGVVFRDFGALVTGGNMEPGEARMDFNLPEVPPDFKSRIEELVNAEVAADRSVATRVLPRTEALALPDIIRTQSNLIPPDEQEVRIVDIVGLDVQADGGTHVASTAQIGKVQVVKVESKGRANRRVRVRLVD from the coding sequence ATGGGCGTCACACAACACGGCCGGACGCACCGGCTGGACCTCGCCGACCCGACCCTGCGCGAGTGGACCTGCACTGTCCTGCACTCCGACCCGGAGCAGGGCATCGTGCTGGACCGTTCGGCGTTCTACCCGGGTGGCGGCGGTCAACCACCGGACCACGGGGTGCTGCTCTGGCAGGGCGTGCAGACCCGGATCGTCGGCACCCGCAAGGGCGACGACCCCTATCTGATCCCCGCCGAGGGTGACCCGCTGCCACCGGTCGGCACCGAGGTCGTGGGCGCCGTGGAGGACGACCGGCGGACCCGACTGATGCGTACCCACTCCGGGCTGCACGTGCTCTGCGGCGTGGTGTTCCGCGACTTCGGTGCCCTGGTCACTGGCGGCAACATGGAGCCCGGCGAGGCCCGGATGGATTTCAACCTCCCCGAGGTGCCACCCGACTTCAAGAGCCGGATCGAGGAGTTGGTCAACGCCGAGGTGGCCGCCGACCGGTCGGTCGCCACCCGGGTGCTGCCGCGTACCGAGGCGCTGGCTCTGCCGGACATCATCCGTACCCAGTCCAACCTCATCCCGCCGGACGAGCAGGAGGTCCGGATCGTCGACATCGTCGGACTGGACGTGCAGGCCGACGGAGGCACGCACGTCGCGTCCACAGCCCAGATCGGCAAGGTGCAGGTGGTCAAGGTGGAGAGCAAGGGCCGGGCCAACCGCCGCGTCCGCGTCAGACTGGTGGACTGA
- a CDS encoding SDR family oxidoreductase → MTPPLEGKIALVAGATRGAGRQIAVQLGAAGATVYATGRSSRAGRSEMDRPETIEETAELVTAAGGTGIAVRVDHLVPEQVRDLVARIDAEQGRLDVLVNDIWGADPLVTWEKPVWEQPLDAGFRTLRLAVDTHIITSHFALPLLIRNPGGLVVEMGDGTKAYNDNNYRLSVFYDLAKVSVNRLAFSQAHELKPHGCTAVALTPGWIRSEAMLEHFGVTEDNWRDGAATDPNFLISESPAFVGRAVAALAADEDKARWNGKSVDAGSLSKVYGFTDLDGSQPEGFRYIVEVVDAGKPSDVTGYR, encoded by the coding sequence ATGACACCACCGCTCGAAGGAAAGATCGCGCTCGTCGCCGGGGCGACCCGGGGTGCGGGCCGACAGATCGCCGTCCAGCTCGGGGCGGCCGGCGCCACCGTCTACGCCACGGGCCGTAGCAGCCGTGCCGGCCGTTCCGAGATGGACCGACCGGAGACCATCGAGGAAACCGCCGAGTTGGTCACCGCAGCCGGCGGTACGGGCATCGCGGTACGGGTCGACCACCTGGTGCCCGAGCAGGTCCGTGACCTCGTCGCCCGGATCGACGCCGAGCAGGGCCGTCTCGACGTGCTGGTCAACGACATCTGGGGAGCCGACCCGCTGGTGACCTGGGAGAAGCCGGTCTGGGAGCAGCCGTTGGACGCCGGTTTCCGCACCCTGCGGCTGGCGGTCGACACGCACATCATCACCAGTCACTTCGCGCTGCCGCTGCTGATCCGCAACCCCGGTGGTCTGGTGGTGGAAATGGGCGACGGGACGAAGGCGTACAACGACAACAACTATCGGCTGTCGGTCTTCTACGACCTCGCCAAGGTGTCGGTCAACCGGCTGGCCTTCAGCCAGGCGCACGAGTTGAAGCCGCATGGCTGTACGGCCGTGGCGCTGACCCCAGGGTGGATCCGTTCCGAGGCGATGCTGGAGCACTTCGGCGTGACCGAGGACAACTGGCGCGACGGCGCGGCCACCGATCCGAACTTCCTCATCTCCGAGAGCCCGGCCTTCGTTGGTCGAGCGGTGGCAGCCCTCGCCGCCGACGAGGACAAGGCCCGCTGGAACGGCAAATCCGTCGACGCGGGCAGCCTGTCCAAGGTGTACGGCTTCACCGACCTGGACGGCAGTCAGCCGGAGGGCTTCCGGTACATCGTCGAGGTGGTCGACGCGGGCAAGCCGTCGGACGTCACCGGCTACCGCTGA
- a CDS encoding helix-turn-helix transcriptional regulator: MRASRLISLMLLLQARGSMTAGELAQELEVSERTVYRDVLALSAAGVPVYADRGRAGGYRLLGGYRTRLTGLSRDEAEALFLAGLPGPAGEMGLADAVAAAELKVLAALPPALRDAPARAGQRFHLDAPGWFRETSPPPGLTELARATWRDRVVDLRYRRGEREVTRRVEPYGLVLKSGIWYLVGRVDDGHRTYRVDRVTGVDVSEETFDRDEGFDLAGHWREQAGSFLRTILRAEVTVRLSPAGLRQLRRLVDAPMVYEDVLAAASGSDEQGWVVTRLPVESTDVAYAQLLALGPEVEALDPPELRERMADAARRAAARYAGPARRDDPQGQR, translated from the coding sequence GTGCGCGCATCCCGGCTGATCTCCCTGATGTTGCTGTTGCAGGCACGTGGGTCGATGACAGCGGGCGAGCTGGCGCAGGAGTTGGAGGTGTCCGAGCGGACCGTCTATCGGGACGTGCTGGCGCTCTCCGCCGCCGGCGTCCCGGTCTACGCCGATCGGGGCCGGGCCGGCGGCTACCGCCTGCTCGGCGGCTACCGGACCCGGCTGACCGGGCTGAGTCGGGACGAGGCGGAGGCGCTCTTTCTCGCCGGGCTGCCCGGACCTGCCGGCGAGATGGGGCTCGCCGACGCGGTCGCCGCCGCCGAGCTGAAGGTGCTCGCCGCGCTGCCGCCCGCTCTCCGGGACGCCCCGGCCCGCGCCGGGCAACGCTTCCACCTGGACGCGCCGGGCTGGTTCCGGGAGACGTCCCCACCGCCGGGGCTGACCGAGCTGGCCCGCGCGACCTGGCGGGACCGGGTGGTGGACCTGCGGTACCGGCGCGGCGAGCGGGAGGTCACCCGCCGCGTCGAACCGTACGGGCTCGTGCTCAAGAGTGGGATCTGGTACCTGGTCGGCCGGGTCGACGACGGCCACCGCACCTACCGGGTGGACCGGGTGACAGGCGTCGACGTCAGCGAGGAGACGTTCGACCGGGACGAGGGCTTCGACCTGGCCGGGCACTGGCGGGAGCAGGCCGGATCGTTCCTGCGGACCATCCTGCGGGCCGAGGTCACCGTCCGGCTCAGCCCTGCCGGCCTGCGCCAGCTCCGGCGCCTGGTCGATGCCCCAATGGTGTACGAAGATGTGCTCGCCGCCGCCAGCGGCAGCGACGAGCAGGGCTGGGTGGTGACCCGGCTGCCCGTCGAATCGACCGATGTCGCCTACGCCCAGTTGCTCGCGCTGGGGCCGGAGGTCGAGGCGCTCGACCCACCGGAGCTACGCGAGCGGATGGCCGACGCGGCACGCCGGGCCGCCGCACGGTACGCCGGCCCGGCACGCCGTGACGATCCGCAGGGTCAGCGGTAG
- a CDS encoding response regulator, which produces MSLPIRLLIVDDHPVVRDGLRGMFTGDPDFEVVGEARDGAEALALAANSRPDVVLMDLRMPGMDGVTAIGRLVGSGSPAKVLVLTTYDTDADVLPAIEAGATGYLLKDAPREELVRAVRAAARGEAVLSPSVAGRLMGRLRAPAEEPLSHRELEVLAMVAKGTSNREAAARLFISEATVKTHLLHVYAKLGVNDRAAAVAVAYDRGLLTPGGR; this is translated from the coding sequence GTGAGCCTGCCGATCCGGCTGCTGATCGTCGACGATCATCCGGTGGTCCGGGACGGGCTGCGCGGCATGTTCACCGGCGACCCCGACTTCGAGGTGGTCGGCGAGGCCCGCGACGGCGCCGAAGCCCTCGCGCTGGCCGCGAACAGTCGACCCGACGTGGTGCTCATGGACCTGCGGATGCCCGGAATGGACGGGGTGACAGCGATCGGCCGGCTGGTCGGCTCGGGCAGCCCGGCGAAGGTGCTGGTGCTCACGACGTACGACACGGATGCCGACGTACTGCCGGCGATCGAGGCGGGTGCCACCGGCTACCTGCTCAAGGACGCGCCCCGCGAGGAGCTGGTCCGGGCGGTACGGGCCGCCGCCCGGGGTGAGGCGGTGCTCTCCCCATCCGTGGCCGGCCGGTTGATGGGCCGGCTGCGCGCGCCCGCCGAGGAACCGCTGAGCCACCGCGAGCTTGAGGTGCTGGCAATGGTGGCGAAGGGCACCTCCAACCGGGAGGCGGCAGCCCGCCTGTTCATCAGCGAGGCAACTGTGAAGACCCACCTGCTGCACGTCTACGCCAAGCTCGGCGTCAACGACCGGGCGGCCGCCGTGGCCGTCGCGTACGACAGAGGGCTGCTCACCCCCGGCGGACGGTGA
- a CDS encoding sensor histidine kinase encodes MTSSDGPDRLTNWREREARVFRVLPYGGLVLGTLLALVVPTPKGLGAGPTLAVAVATGCWIAWFVTLHPGWQSRLKLMAVYYAGLLAFAAVLVAASPWYGFFAWVGYIHAFPVLPKRWRIAGVTTTAALVATSQGGGLAIALSHWPLWLVLVLFNLGAAGSVSWFAMVGEQEDAKRQRLMAELGEANRQLTDTVRENAGLHAQLLTQAREAGVLDERQRMAREIHDTLAQGLTGIITQLEAAEQTRDRSADWRRHVDNALALARESLTEARRSVRAVRPESLETARLPDALVELGERWSALHGVRAEVSVTGQAHALHPEVEVTLLRTAQESLANVARHAGASRVGLTLSYMGDVVTLDIRDDGVGFTVVEPLAARQPAGGYGLTVMRQRVTQVGGELAVESEPGGGTAVSASVPALAGSAG; translated from the coding sequence ATGACCAGCAGCGATGGGCCGGACCGTCTGACCAATTGGCGAGAGCGCGAGGCACGTGTCTTCCGCGTACTCCCCTATGGAGGACTGGTTCTGGGCACCCTGCTGGCCCTCGTCGTCCCGACACCAAAGGGCCTCGGGGCGGGGCCCACCCTCGCCGTCGCCGTGGCGACGGGGTGCTGGATCGCCTGGTTCGTCACCCTGCACCCCGGCTGGCAGAGCCGGCTCAAGCTGATGGCGGTCTACTACGCCGGGCTGCTCGCGTTCGCCGCCGTGCTGGTGGCGGCCAGTCCGTGGTACGGCTTCTTCGCCTGGGTCGGTTACATCCACGCCTTTCCGGTGCTGCCCAAGCGCTGGCGGATCGCCGGGGTGACCACCACTGCCGCCCTCGTCGCCACCTCCCAGGGCGGTGGCCTGGCGATAGCGCTGTCGCACTGGCCGCTCTGGCTGGTGCTCGTGCTCTTCAACCTGGGAGCGGCCGGCTCGGTGAGCTGGTTCGCGATGGTCGGCGAACAGGAGGACGCCAAACGCCAGCGACTGATGGCGGAACTCGGCGAGGCCAACCGCCAGCTCACCGACACCGTCCGGGAGAACGCCGGGCTGCACGCCCAACTGCTCACCCAGGCCCGGGAGGCCGGCGTGCTCGACGAGCGTCAACGGATGGCGCGGGAGATCCACGACACGCTGGCCCAAGGGCTGACCGGCATCATCACCCAACTGGAGGCGGCCGAGCAGACCCGCGACCGGTCCGCAGACTGGCGTCGGCACGTGGACAACGCGCTCGCGCTGGCCCGGGAGAGCCTCACCGAGGCCCGCCGTTCGGTACGGGCGGTCCGTCCGGAGTCGCTGGAGACGGCCCGACTGCCGGACGCCCTCGTCGAGCTGGGCGAACGCTGGTCGGCCCTGCACGGCGTACGCGCCGAGGTCAGCGTCACCGGCCAGGCCCACGCGCTGCACCCCGAGGTGGAGGTGACACTGCTGCGGACCGCCCAGGAGTCCCTGGCCAACGTGGCGAGGCACGCCGGCGCGTCCCGCGTCGGGCTCACCCTGTCGTACATGGGGGACGTGGTGACGCTTGACATCCGCGACGACGGGGTGGGCTTCACGGTCGTCGAGCCGCTCGCCGCCCGCCAGCCAGCTGGCGGCTACGGTCTGACAGTGATGCGGCAGCGGGTGACCCAGGTCGGCGGGGAGTTGGCGGTGGAGAGCGAGCCGGGGGGCGGCACCGCCGTGTCGGCGTCGGTGCCCGCGCTGGCCGGGAGCGCCGGGTGA
- a CDS encoding ABC transporter permease — protein MSAFGQILKIETRLFLRDPAAPLTTIALPLALLVVFGFIPALRRPDPIFGDRTFIEYFVPSLLVITVAMAAVNILPTVLATYRERGVLRRLATTPAHPAALLAAQLVISLATILTSAVLLVVVGRLAFDVPLPRHPLGFTLALTLGTAALLALGLLVAAVARTTKAAQALAVPVFMGSMFFGGVYLPRFLLPDFLARIGDYTPPGVQALLDAWTGDSPQPLHLAIMAVITVLVGSVAAKLFRWE, from the coding sequence ATGAGCGCCTTCGGGCAGATCCTCAAGATCGAAACGAGACTGTTCCTGCGGGACCCCGCCGCGCCGCTGACCACCATCGCGTTGCCGCTCGCGCTGCTCGTGGTGTTCGGATTCATTCCGGCGCTGCGTAGGCCGGACCCGATATTCGGCGACCGGACCTTCATCGAGTACTTCGTCCCGTCGCTGCTGGTGATCACTGTCGCCATGGCGGCAGTGAACATCCTGCCCACAGTGCTCGCCACCTACCGGGAACGTGGGGTGCTGCGTCGGCTCGCCACCACGCCGGCCCACCCGGCCGCACTGCTCGCCGCCCAACTGGTCATCTCGCTCGCCACCATCCTGACCAGCGCCGTGCTGCTCGTCGTCGTCGGCCGGCTGGCCTTCGACGTGCCGCTGCCCCGACATCCACTCGGCTTCACGCTTGCCCTCACCCTCGGCACGGCGGCGCTGCTCGCGCTGGGCCTGCTGGTGGCCGCGGTGGCCCGCACGACGAAGGCGGCGCAGGCCCTCGCCGTGCCGGTGTTCATGGGGAGCATGTTCTTCGGCGGCGTCTATCTGCCCCGGTTCCTCCTGCCGGACTTCCTGGCTCGGATCGGCGACTACACGCCGCCCGGCGTGCAGGCACTGCTCGACGCCTGGACCGGAGACTCCCCGCAACCGCTGCACCTGGCGATAATGGCCGTGATCACAGTGCTCGTCGGTTCGGTGGCAGCAAAGCTGTTCCGCTGGGAGTGA
- a CDS encoding ABC transporter ATP-binding protein: MPVIEVTSLHKRYGDLVAVDDVSFAVEAGEIFGILGPNGAGKTTTVECVSGLRTPDSGTVSVLGLDPRKDANQLRQQVGVQLQESQLPDRLRVAEALELYASFYRNPADPARLIDKLGLGEKRNTAYKKLSGGQKQRLSIALALVGNPKIAILDELTTGLDPQARRDTWALIEQVRESGVTIVLVTHFMEEAERLCDRVAVIDRGSVVALDSPAGLVSTVVPEQRVRFRPSAPLDDELFTGLPEVSAVHHSGGQVVVTGTGDLLHAVASTLARHQIVAANLRLEQSTLDDAFVELTGHRPAE; this comes from the coding sequence ATGCCGGTCATCGAGGTGACCAGTCTGCACAAGCGATACGGCGACCTGGTGGCCGTGGACGACGTGTCGTTCGCGGTGGAGGCGGGAGAGATCTTCGGGATCCTCGGGCCGAACGGCGCCGGCAAGACCACAACGGTGGAGTGCGTCTCCGGGCTGCGGACCCCGGACTCCGGCACGGTTTCGGTGCTCGGGCTCGACCCCCGCAAAGACGCGAACCAGCTCCGCCAGCAGGTGGGGGTGCAGCTTCAGGAGAGCCAACTGCCCGACCGGCTGCGCGTCGCGGAGGCGCTGGAGCTCTACGCGTCGTTCTACCGGAACCCAGCCGACCCGGCCCGACTGATCGACAAGCTTGGCCTGGGCGAGAAGCGGAACACCGCGTACAAGAAGCTCTCCGGCGGTCAGAAGCAGCGGCTCTCCATCGCGCTGGCCCTTGTCGGCAACCCGAAGATCGCCATCCTCGACGAGCTCACCACCGGGCTGGACCCGCAGGCTCGGCGGGACACCTGGGCGCTCATCGAACAGGTACGCGAGAGCGGCGTGACAATCGTGCTGGTCACCCACTTCATGGAGGAGGCCGAGCGGCTCTGCGACCGGGTCGCCGTGATCGACCGCGGGTCGGTGGTCGCGCTGGACAGCCCGGCCGGTCTGGTGTCGACGGTAGTGCCGGAGCAGCGGGTCCGGTTCCGGCCGTCCGCTCCCCTGGACGACGAACTCTTCACCGGTCTGCCCGAGGTCAGTGCCGTGCACCATTCCGGAGGCCAGGTGGTGGTGACCGGTACGGGCGACCTGCTGCACGCTGTCGCGTCGACGCTCGCCCGCCACCAGATCGTCGCCGCCAACCTACGGCTGGAGCAGTCCACCCTCGACGACGCCTTCGTCGAGCTGACCGGGCACCGGCCCGCCGAGTGA
- a CDS encoding ABC transporter ATP-binding protein has translation MSITPATGQVEQTAISVQGLEKSFGQVNVLRGVDLDVARGDIFALLGSNGAGKTTVVKILSTLLRADAGTARVNGFDVRTQAADVRAAISLTGQFAAVDEILTGRENLVLVARLRHLPGPGAIADDLLRRFSLTEAANRRVATYSGGMRRRLDIAMSLIGNPPVIFLDEPTTGLDPEARIEVWHAVKELAEGGTTVLLTTQYLDEAEQLADRIAILHEGRIVVNGTLDELRQLLPPAEIEYVEKRPTLEDVFLSLVGTRTDKGQR, from the coding sequence ATGAGCATTACGCCGGCAACCGGTCAGGTCGAGCAGACCGCCATCTCCGTACAGGGCCTGGAGAAGTCGTTCGGGCAGGTCAATGTCCTGCGGGGCGTGGACCTCGACGTGGCCCGGGGCGACATCTTCGCCCTGCTCGGCTCGAACGGCGCCGGCAAGACCACAGTTGTGAAGATCCTGTCCACGCTGCTCCGGGCCGACGCCGGGACCGCCCGGGTCAACGGCTTCGATGTACGGACCCAGGCCGCCGACGTACGCGCTGCCATCAGCCTCACCGGGCAGTTCGCTGCGGTCGACGAGATCCTCACCGGGCGGGAGAATCTCGTCCTGGTGGCCCGGCTGCGGCACCTCCCGGGCCCGGGTGCGATAGCCGACGACCTGCTGAGGCGCTTCTCGCTGACCGAGGCGGCCAACCGCAGGGTGGCGACGTACTCCGGTGGTATGCGCCGCCGCCTGGACATCGCGATGAGCCTCATCGGGAATCCGCCTGTCATCTTCCTCGACGAGCCGACGACCGGGCTGGACCCGGAGGCGCGCATCGAGGTGTGGCACGCCGTCAAGGAACTCGCCGAGGGCGGCACGACAGTGCTGCTCACCACCCAGTACCTCGACGAGGCCGAGCAACTCGCCGACCGGATCGCGATCCTGCACGAGGGCCGGATCGTCGTGAACGGCACCCTCGACGAGCTCAGACAACTCCTGCCACCCGCCGAGATCGAGTACGTCGAGAAGCGGCCGACCCTCGAGGACGTCTTCCTCAGCCTCGTCGGCACCAGAACGGACAAGGGGCAACGATGA
- a CDS encoding ABC transporter permease, whose translation MNKHFLGDTAVLLGRSLRHISRSPDTIITTAVMPIAFMLLFVYVFGGAIETGADSYVNYLLPGILLITIASGISYTAFRLFLDMQGGIFERFQSMPIARPAVLWAHVLTSLVANVISLVVVVLVALAMGFRSGAGVLAWLAVAGILILFTLALTWIAVIPGLSAKSADGASAFSYPLIFLPFISSAFVPTGTMPGPVRAFAEHQPVTSIVNAIRDLFTSQPVGADLWTALAWCVGILVVAYLFATMSYRRRIS comes from the coding sequence ATGAACAAGCACTTCCTCGGCGACACCGCCGTCCTGCTGGGCCGTTCCCTGCGGCACATCAGCCGCAGCCCGGACACCATCATCACCACAGCTGTCATGCCGATCGCCTTCATGCTGCTGTTCGTGTACGTCTTCGGCGGCGCGATCGAGACCGGGGCCGACTCGTACGTGAACTACCTGCTGCCCGGCATCCTGCTCATCACCATCGCCTCGGGCATCTCGTACACCGCGTTCCGGCTCTTCCTGGACATGCAGGGCGGGATCTTCGAGCGCTTCCAGTCCATGCCGATCGCCCGGCCAGCCGTGCTGTGGGCGCACGTCCTGACCTCGCTGGTCGCCAATGTGATCTCACTCGTGGTCGTCGTCCTGGTCGCCCTGGCCATGGGCTTCCGCTCGGGTGCCGGAGTGCTGGCCTGGCTCGCGGTCGCCGGCATCCTCATCCTGTTCACACTGGCGCTGACCTGGATCGCCGTGATCCCGGGCCTCAGCGCGAAATCCGCCGACGGTGCGAGCGCGTTCTCCTACCCGCTCATCTTCCTGCCGTTCATCAGCTCGGCCTTCGTGCCCACCGGCACGATGCCCGGCCCGGTACGCGCCTTCGCCGAGCACCAGCCGGTGACCTCCATCGTCAACGCGATCCGCGACCTGTTCACGTCTCAGCCGGTCGGTGCCGACCTCTGGACGGCCCTCGCCTGGTGCGTCGGCATCCTCGTCGTCGCGTATCTGTTCGCCACCATGTCCTACCGGCGCCGGATCTCCTGA
- a CDS encoding MerR family transcriptional regulator, whose protein sequence is MLTIGQLAAYAGVTVRAVRHYHQIGLLPEPERDASGYRRYGATAVVSLIKIRTLADAGVPRSQISRMLEADAEGFAEAVRAIDDHLRDEIERLETSRRHIAQLSAGDSLALPPEVASYLDRLRQIGASKRIVEAERDGWILVAARWPDRISEWMPAKVAELDDPQIVRLYQLLSEIFDTTEDDDSRMAEVADIMASLAEQAYDAGTVVAGYEATDDLPHDLIDALALESDPRVERLWELMRERGWSGWNRMERLSPPPDPPPVAC, encoded by the coding sequence ATGCTGACGATCGGGCAACTCGCGGCGTACGCGGGCGTCACGGTGCGGGCGGTGCGGCACTATCACCAGATCGGGCTGCTGCCCGAGCCGGAACGGGACGCTTCGGGTTACCGCCGTTACGGCGCGACAGCTGTCGTGTCCCTCATCAAGATCCGTACGCTCGCCGACGCCGGTGTGCCGCGGTCGCAGATCAGCCGGATGCTCGAAGCCGACGCGGAGGGCTTCGCCGAGGCGGTTCGGGCGATCGACGACCACCTGCGCGACGAGATCGAGCGGTTGGAGACCAGCCGCAGGCACATCGCGCAGCTCAGTGCCGGTGACAGCCTGGCGCTGCCGCCGGAGGTGGCCTCCTATCTGGATCGGCTGCGCCAGATCGGGGCGTCGAAGCGGATCGTCGAGGCCGAACGGGACGGGTGGATCCTGGTTGCGGCGCGCTGGCCCGACCGCATCAGCGAATGGATGCCAGCGAAGGTCGCCGAGCTGGACGACCCGCAGATCGTCCGGCTCTACCAGCTGTTGTCGGAAATCTTCGACACCACGGAGGACGACGACTCGCGGATGGCGGAGGTCGCCGACATCATGGCGTCCCTGGCCGAGCAGGCGTACGACGCCGGAACTGTCGTTGCCGGCTATGAGGCCACCGACGACCTCCCGCATGACCTGATCGACGCTCTCGCTCTGGAGTCCGACCCGCGGGTCGAGCGACTGTGGGAGCTGATGCGCGAGCGTGGCTGGTCCGGTTGGAACAGGATGGAGCGGCTGTCGCCGCCGCCCGACCCACCTCCGGTCGCCTGCTAG